A genomic segment from Acyrthosiphon pisum isolate AL4f chromosome A3, pea_aphid_22Mar2018_4r6ur, whole genome shotgun sequence encodes:
- the LOC100569913 gene encoding uncharacterized protein LOC100569913, translating into MIECERSDDDDDDGGGGRGAEQFSPLPPQLQNMWSDAESSGRGAGNGCAEQARCERHADRSVLLHGLCAVTIALAAARILPASAFTALTALAACLVGFRVLSPVLRTLSCSLFRFCGPCGRRSAEANAIDHGGPRNGGRSVPQRRPPAPPATTTSGGGTLPLVKRGLRLLMRVMRGVQRPFVVRPRRSRRSTRRCHDTASRSVTNVTATETVETVSGSRAGNDYVHCSQRQYQLVRTSRGQR; encoded by the coding sequence ATGATCGAGTGCGAACGAtctgacgacgacgacgacgacggcggcggcggaagAGGTGCAGAACAATTCAGCCCGCTGCCGCCGCAGCTACAAAACATGTGGTCGGACGCGGAATCGAGCGGTCGCGGCGCTGGCAACGGCTGCGCAGAACAAGCGCGATGCGAGCGACATGCCGACCGGTCCGTGTTATTGCACGGCCTGTGCGCGGTCACCATCGCTCTGGCCGCGGCCCGGATCCTCCCGGCTTCCGCGTTCACCGCGTTGACAGCGCTGGCCGCGTGCCTGGTCGGCTTCCGCGTCCTGTCACCGGTGCTCAGAACGCTGTCGTGCAGCCTGTTCCGGTTCTGCGGACCGTGCGGTCGCAGATCTGCCGAAGCGAATGCCATCGATCATGGCGGTCCCAGAAACGGCGGACGATCCGTTCCGCAACGACGTCCGCCGGCGCCGCCAGCTACGACGACAAGCGGCGGTGGCACGCTGCCGCTTGTCAAACGCGGTCTGCGATTGCTGATGCGAGTGATGCGAGGCGTCCAACGCCCCTTCGTCGTTCGCCCCAGACGTTCACGACGGTCGACGCGTCGATGTCACGACACCGCAAGCAGGTCCGTCACCAACGTCACCGCCACGGAGACCGTCGAGACGGTGTCGGGTTCTCGGGCCGGCAACGATTACGTTCACTGCAGCCAACGTCAGTACCAGCTGGTACGCACCTCCAGAGGACAGCGATGA
- the LOC100159599 gene encoding guanine nucleotide exchange factor for Rab-3A isoform X1, with the protein MNTLSESDVIEKSLHVPEITQMANDNELILSPKKHLVCFATVKGDCLVTKNGASYAGIKECLLSDRMVDKNEPIEIQITDSAIPDTDIDSGMESSASSWDRSVNEVKEHAFARLEEELKKANETLKLRDEEVSRLSRIRADVESELEELTASLFQEAHNMVKEANLRQAAATRALKESSMKVDVLSAEVTALKTLVLTSTPSHPNLSREDSISMPGGLSGVGLFYRKHKRSPSHNNLKYGRENSPPDSPLKQKSNQSETDTDILDISNSAEVDPNVHREFVLWMKSPTLDKSDAFISRIYREDIDQCLEFNNSTLAMDVRNAIESGNLFIESMDKSKSHFPKKCALMELPLLCLYRMNLGGADSECYCISQICRNRITAVCDFLNYLRYIQRGLVKSLENDMYWEIVRLRKQMMLAKLGLALTS; encoded by the exons atgaACACATTATCGGAGTCTGATGTCATTGAAAAATCTCTCCATGTTCCTGAAATTACCCAAATGGCTAATGATAATGAGTTGATATTATCACCAAAAAAACATCTGGTTTGCTTTGCTACCGTCAAAGGGGATTGTTTAGTGACAAAAAACGGTGCATCGTATGCTGGGATAAAGGAGTGTCTGCTCAGTGATCGAATGGTTGATAAAAACGAACCGattgaaattcaaattacaGATTCTGCAATTCCTGACACTGATATTGATAGTGGAATGGAATCTTCAGCGTCTAGCTGGGATCGATCAGTTAATGAAGTAAAAGAACATGCATTTGCTAGGCTTGAGGAAGAATTAAAAAAAGCGaatgaaacattaaaacttAGAGATGAAGAAGTATCACGTTTAAGTAGAATACGTGCTGATGTCGAATCAGAATTAGAAGAATTGACTGCTAGTCTATTTCAA gaAGCTCATAATATGGTGAAAGAAGCAAATTTACGCCAGGCGGCTGCAACCAGAGCATTAAAAGAATCTTCAATGAAAGTTGATGTTTTATCTGCTGAAGTGACAGCATTAAAAACCCTTGTACTAACTTCTACACCAAGTCACCCTAATTTATCAAGAGAAGATAGCATTTCGATGCCAg gagGACTAAGTGGTGTTGGACTATTTTATCGTAAACATAAGAGATCTCCCTCGCACAATAACCTTAAGTACGGCAGAGAAAATTCTCCACCAGATTCTCCGCTAAAACAAAAGTCTAATCAATCCGAAACAGACACAGACATTTTAGACATATCTAATAGTGCTGAG GTTGATCCAAATGTGCATCGTGAATTTGTTCTTTGGATGAAATCTCCTACTTTAGACAAATCAGATGCCTTTATAAGTCGAATATACAGAGAAGATATCGATCAATGTCTAGagtttaataattcaactttGGCAATGGATGTTAGAAATGCAATTGAAAGTGGGAATCTTTTTATTGAGTCTATGGACAAGTCAAAATCTCATTTtccaaa AAAATGTGCTCTAATGGAACTGCCATTGCTGTGTCTCTATAGAATGAATTTAGGAGGAGCAGATAGCGAATGTTATTGCATTTCACAAATTTGTCGAAATAGA attactgCGGTATGTGATTTCCTCAACTACCTCAGATACATTCAAAGGGGCTTGGTTAAAAGTCTAG aaaacgATATGTACTGGGAAATCGTAAGACTGCGAAAACAAATGATGTTGGCTAAGTTGGGTCTAGCTTTGACATCGTAA
- the LOC100158882 gene encoding uncharacterized protein LOC100158882 has translation MNAFMKPKKNDITLVAIDKNSKAVASLAINSITKPDTALKQKIHADLYNESNIDLYRALRFWASIQSEPCLFKMLNVDTMWEIKTLATAKQYRSLGLSTALAKQSFEAALLNDDISVICMDCTNYFSAKIAQNLGMERVVNKHFSEYRDNNGHPWIKNTPEPPNDTVRIFIFKKNNYKNNV, from the exons atgaatgctTTTATGAAgccaaaaaaaaatgacattacATTAGTAGCtattgataaaaatagtaaagcTGTGGCATCTCTGGCTATAAATAGTATTACAAAACCTGATACTgcattgaaacaaaaaatacatgCCG atCTATACAATGAAAGCAATATAGATTTATATCGTGCTTTAAGATTCTGGGCATCAATTCAGAGTGAGCCAtgtctatttaaaatgttaaatgtagaCACAATGTGGGAGATTAAAACCTTAGCAACAGCAAAACAATACCGTAGTCTTGGATTGTCCACAGCTTTGGCCAAACAATCGTTTGAAGCAGCTTTACTCAATGATGATATCTCAGTTATTTGCATGGATTGTACTAATTACTTCAGTGCAAAAATAGCTCAGAATCTAGGCATGGAGCGTGTggtaaacaaacattttagcGAATACAGAGACAATAATGGGCACCCTTGGATAAAGAACACACCCGAACCACCAAATGATACAgtgagaatatttatttttaagaaaaataattataaaaataatgtttaa
- the LOC100159599 gene encoding rab-3A-interacting protein isoform X2, translated as MAPDQIHSAIPDTDIDSGMESSASSWDRSVNEVKEHAFARLEEELKKANETLKLRDEEVSRLSRIRADVESELEELTASLFQEAHNMVKEANLRQAAATRALKESSMKVDVLSAEVTALKTLVLTSTPSHPNLSREDSISMPGGLSGVGLFYRKHKRSPSHNNLKYGRENSPPDSPLKQKSNQSETDTDILDISNSAEVDPNVHREFVLWMKSPTLDKSDAFISRIYREDIDQCLEFNNSTLAMDVRNAIESGNLFIESMDKSKSHFPKKCALMELPLLCLYRMNLGGADSECYCISQICRNRITAVCDFLNYLRYIQRGLVKSLENDMYWEIVRLRKQMMLAKLGLALTS; from the exons atGGCACCGGATCAGATCC ATTCTGCAATTCCTGACACTGATATTGATAGTGGAATGGAATCTTCAGCGTCTAGCTGGGATCGATCAGTTAATGAAGTAAAAGAACATGCATTTGCTAGGCTTGAGGAAGAATTAAAAAAAGCGaatgaaacattaaaacttAGAGATGAAGAAGTATCACGTTTAAGTAGAATACGTGCTGATGTCGAATCAGAATTAGAAGAATTGACTGCTAGTCTATTTCAA gaAGCTCATAATATGGTGAAAGAAGCAAATTTACGCCAGGCGGCTGCAACCAGAGCATTAAAAGAATCTTCAATGAAAGTTGATGTTTTATCTGCTGAAGTGACAGCATTAAAAACCCTTGTACTAACTTCTACACCAAGTCACCCTAATTTATCAAGAGAAGATAGCATTTCGATGCCAg gagGACTAAGTGGTGTTGGACTATTTTATCGTAAACATAAGAGATCTCCCTCGCACAATAACCTTAAGTACGGCAGAGAAAATTCTCCACCAGATTCTCCGCTAAAACAAAAGTCTAATCAATCCGAAACAGACACAGACATTTTAGACATATCTAATAGTGCTGAG GTTGATCCAAATGTGCATCGTGAATTTGTTCTTTGGATGAAATCTCCTACTTTAGACAAATCAGATGCCTTTATAAGTCGAATATACAGAGAAGATATCGATCAATGTCTAGagtttaataattcaactttGGCAATGGATGTTAGAAATGCAATTGAAAGTGGGAATCTTTTTATTGAGTCTATGGACAAGTCAAAATCTCATTTtccaaa AAAATGTGCTCTAATGGAACTGCCATTGCTGTGTCTCTATAGAATGAATTTAGGAGGAGCAGATAGCGAATGTTATTGCATTTCACAAATTTGTCGAAATAGA attactgCGGTATGTGATTTCCTCAACTACCTCAGATACATTCAAAGGGGCTTGGTTAAAAGTCTAG aaaacgATATGTACTGGGAAATCGTAAGACTGCGAAAACAAATGATGTTGGCTAAGTTGGGTCTAGCTTTGACATCGTAA